One Cellulomonas sp. NS3 genomic region harbors:
- a CDS encoding heme o synthase, producing MRHLGAYVALTKPRIIELLLVTTLPTMILAERGFPSVGLVLATLLGGAAAAGSANTLNCYLDRDIDEVMNRTKRRPLVTGEITPRAALVFGLVLGALSIVWFALVVNPAAAWLTFGAIAIYVVGYTMILKRRTAQNIVWGGAAGCMPVLIGWSAVTGTVSWAAALLFGVIFFWTPPHYWPLSMKFRREYAAAGVPMLPVVAADTKVAREMIAYTIAMIACSLLLVPVAGMTWVYCVVALGLGAWFLWSCIGLLRRAQDPSRGKLGAMKVFHGSITYLTLLCVAVAVDVFLPL from the coding sequence CTGCGCCACCTCGGGGCGTACGTCGCCCTGACCAAGCCGCGCATCATCGAGCTGCTGCTCGTCACGACGCTCCCGACGATGATCCTGGCCGAGCGCGGGTTCCCGTCCGTGGGCCTCGTCCTCGCGACGCTCCTCGGGGGAGCGGCCGCCGCCGGCTCGGCGAACACACTCAACTGCTACCTCGACCGCGACATCGACGAGGTCATGAACCGCACGAAGCGCCGGCCGCTCGTCACGGGGGAGATCACCCCGCGCGCCGCGCTGGTGTTCGGCCTCGTGCTCGGGGCGCTGTCGATCGTCTGGTTCGCGCTCGTCGTCAACCCGGCCGCCGCGTGGCTCACGTTCGGCGCCATCGCGATCTACGTCGTCGGCTACACGATGATCCTCAAGCGGCGCACCGCGCAGAACATCGTCTGGGGCGGCGCCGCCGGCTGCATGCCCGTGCTCATCGGCTGGTCCGCGGTCACGGGCACCGTCTCGTGGGCCGCGGCGCTGCTGTTCGGCGTCATCTTCTTCTGGACCCCGCCGCACTACTGGCCGCTGTCGATGAAGTTCCGGCGCGAGTACGCCGCCGCGGGGGTCCCGATGCTCCCCGTCGTCGCGGCCGACACCAAGGTCGCCCGCGAGATGATCGCGTACACGATCGCGATGATCGCGTGCTCGCTCCTGCTCGTCCCCGTGGCCGGCATGACGTGGGTCTACTGCGTCGTCGCGCTCGGGCTCGGCGCCTGGTTCCTCTGGTCCTGCATCGGCCTCCTGCGGCGCGCCCAGGACCCGTCGCGCGGCAAGCTCGGCGCGATGAAGGTGTTCCACGGCTCGATCACCTACCTCACGCTCCTGTGCGTCGCCGTCGCGGTGGACGTCTTCCTCCCCCTCTGA